A window of the Bacillus sp. A301a_S52 genome harbors these coding sequences:
- a CDS encoding alpha/beta hydrolase: MLIESEQKHQNAVSRFFRWLKYRGAKTAAYDKKLVLMIVGLWVISSISLIIGGLGTPSGFGMVIDLVVYMTLHTVVFFTVTFLGGFLLSLLYFPLPRLFLAALGYSSALTYYILSEANLGALFSGVITAVWMGVALCLGLILVAIFHKVWSIPKKLILIMFPLAYILFIFLWSPTIDYDSITPTFSEKDYITPLAVPNPADEGGYPFKSFSYGNGEDKQRDTFNEDVDIVSNSVDASQFINEWKDYREFFWGFDETALPLNGRVWMPEGEGTFPLVLIVHGNHSMEYFSDSGYSYLGELLASRGYIAVSVDQNFLNYSNWTGIPNEDMTLRAWMLMQHLLEIQRLNETVNNPFFEKVDLQRVSLIGHSRGGQAVAMVADYERWFSEDESVEGMTAIDVKSVIAIAPTDTQVDDMRAEPANVSYLTLHGARDGDVHNYHGDRQYSRVVIPDDTDLFKAGVYIAEANHSQFNTDWGRMDMRLPGGLFLNRQQLMSAEEQREVAKVYISAFLETTLNGNDQYTPLFKDARYGKDWLPNTQYVTRYEDANFYPLVDYNESNNKTVLSQYIIAEGIGFESWEIESSVNRAGNTKRSKGMVFEWEDNAHYVMSLDESLRETLSEHDFESMMLSMANMDRDLDEASHDFSQVPRVEVELLMSDGTSTRVAMDQFKSIQPSIFTQYTINPWFDEIMREGKYEEAAEPVFQNYELPLDAFYEQAPEIELEDVTTITLYFSEGPGKLMLDNIGFNESE; encoded by the coding sequence ATCACTTATAATAGGGGGGCTAGGAACACCTTCCGGATTTGGGATGGTGATAGACTTAGTCGTTTATATGACTTTACATACAGTTGTATTTTTTACAGTGACGTTTCTAGGCGGATTTTTACTGAGTCTTTTGTATTTTCCCCTTCCTCGGTTGTTTCTAGCTGCATTAGGTTATAGTAGTGCCTTAACGTATTATATTTTATCAGAAGCCAACTTGGGTGCGTTGTTCTCAGGGGTTATAACAGCCGTATGGATGGGGGTGGCCTTATGCCTCGGGCTTATATTAGTAGCCATTTTTCATAAAGTCTGGTCGATACCTAAGAAATTAATACTAATAATGTTTCCTTTAGCCTATATTTTATTTATTTTCCTTTGGTCGCCAACAATTGACTATGATAGTATCACCCCCACTTTCAGTGAAAAGGACTATATTACGCCGTTAGCCGTCCCGAATCCGGCAGATGAAGGTGGATATCCTTTTAAAAGCTTTTCATATGGAAATGGTGAAGATAAGCAGCGAGATACTTTTAATGAGGATGTAGACATCGTTTCCAACTCAGTGGATGCTTCTCAATTTATTAATGAATGGAAAGACTATCGGGAGTTTTTCTGGGGATTTGATGAAACGGCTTTGCCATTAAACGGGCGGGTATGGATGCCGGAAGGAGAAGGCACATTCCCCCTTGTTCTTATCGTACACGGTAATCACAGCATGGAGTATTTTTCTGATTCTGGTTACAGTTATTTAGGAGAACTTCTTGCAAGTAGGGGATACATTGCTGTATCAGTGGATCAAAATTTTTTAAATTATTCTAATTGGACAGGTATTCCAAACGAAGATATGACGTTGCGTGCTTGGATGTTAATGCAACACTTACTGGAAATTCAGCGCTTAAATGAAACGGTTAATAATCCCTTTTTTGAAAAAGTTGATTTACAGCGAGTATCACTCATAGGCCATTCGCGTGGTGGACAGGCTGTTGCAATGGTAGCTGACTACGAACGATGGTTTAGCGAAGATGAATCGGTGGAAGGGATGACCGCGATTGATGTGAAGTCTGTTATTGCTATTGCACCTACAGATACACAAGTTGATGATATGCGTGCCGAACCAGCAAATGTCTCCTATTTGACTTTACATGGTGCCCGTGATGGCGATGTTCATAATTATCATGGCGATCGGCAATATAGTAGAGTGGTTATACCTGATGATACTGACTTATTTAAAGCAGGCGTGTATATTGCTGAAGCCAATCATAGCCAATTTAACACCGATTGGGGGCGTATGGACATGCGCTTACCAGGGGGACTGTTTTTAAATAGACAGCAGCTAATGTCAGCAGAAGAGCAACGAGAAGTGGCAAAAGTGTATATATCAGCCTTTCTTGAAACGACTTTAAATGGAAATGATCAATACACGCCACTTTTTAAAGATGCTAGATATGGAAAGGATTGGCTCCCTAATACGCAATACGTAACAAGGTACGAAGATGCGAATTTTTATCCTCTTGTTGATTACAATGAAAGCAATAACAAAACAGTACTCTCACAGTACATCATTGCTGAGGGAATAGGCTTTGAAAGCTGGGAAATTGAATCATCTGTCAATCGAGCTGGAAATACTAAAAGGTCGAAAGGGATGGTCTTTGAATGGGAGGATAATGCTCATTATGTTATGTCGTTAGATGAAAGTTTACGAGAGACATTAAGTGAACACGATTTTGAGTCAATGATGCTGTCTATGGCTAATATGGATAGAGATTTAGATGAGGCGTCACATGATTTTTCTCAAGTGCCTCGAGTAGAAGTGGAACTTCTGATGAGCGATGGTACATCGACCCGCGTAGCTATGGACCAGTTTAAAAGTATTCAGCCATCAATTTTTACTCAATATACGATTAACCCATGGTTTGATGAGATTATGCGGGAAGGAAAATATGAAGAAGCTGCTGAACCCGTTTTTCAAAACTATGAACTGCCGCTTGATGCTTTTTATGAACAAGCGCCAGAAATAGAACTTGAAGATGTTACAACGATCACACTTTATTTTTCTGAAGGGCCAGGAAAGCTGATGTTGGATAACATTGGGTTTAATGAATCTGAATAA
- a CDS encoding methionine aminopeptidase, with amino-acid sequence MGLLNSLLQWQETRHEKKMMKMKDEGLCPACHGKGYNLPISEFYISPDYFHCDACAGSGTYTDWEHSSYY; translated from the coding sequence ATGGGATTGTTAAATTCGTTATTACAATGGCAGGAAACACGCCATGAGAAAAAAATGATGAAAATGAAAGACGAAGGTTTATGTCCAGCATGTCACGGAAAAGGCTATAATTTGCCGATCAGTGAATTTTACATCTCGCCTGATTACTTTCATTGTGATGCATGTGCAGGCAGTGGGACATACACCGATTGGGAACACTCATCTTACTACTAA
- the gltB gene encoding glutamate synthase large subunit: protein MKHPRTPLPQGLYHPDFEHEACGIGMIAHIDGTKSHDIVQNAITILCNLEHRGGQSADVSTGDGAGILTQIPHRFFEKQFHKEDLELPSEGSYGLGMIFFPQDHKSRKKSRQIFEKIVEEEGQKILGWRTVPVNDSFVGKEAKKTKPYIRQVVILPSDKVKGQDDFERRLYIIRKRTEIEVARSSDTNDFYFTSLSTRTVVYKGMLIPEQLDSFYIDLNHPDFKTAMAFVHSRFSTNTFPSWKRSHPNRYTIHNGEFNTIRGNVNWMRAREQLCQSDYFSQEDLDKILPIIDKDGSDSSMFDNAFEFLHLSGRSLAHTAMMMMPEPWANDPTIHPEKRAFYEYHSTLMEPWDGPAAVAFTNGKQIGACLDRNGLRPARYYVTKDGLIVLGSEVGALDIFSDDVLYKDRLKPGKMLLVDLEQGKIIPDEEIKLQIAKEKPYAEWLSENLIRLDELPQQKEVQTITDKNELVNHQLAFGYTTEELNKIIKPLVSGGKDPVGSMGYDSPLAVLSKKPQLLYNYFKQLFAQVTNPPIDAIREELITQVGTTIGAEGSLVNANSQSCRHIWLDSPVLRNDQLETLRQQDMDGFKAVTLPILFTAEGGNGHLKAAMDKLFKEADKQVQNGATLLILSDRGINTEKAAIPSLLAVSGLHHYLIRQGTRTKVSLLLESGEAREVHHFATLLGYGAEAINPYLAFDTVNHLIDVDELDMPLDDAINRYVKGATDGVIKVLSKMGISTIQSYRGAQIFEAVGIQQEVIDSYFTRTSSKLGGINLEMIEKETLLRHVNGFGEDRGSAKLLEAGDDYQYRAKGEDHSYNPETIHLLQHACRTNNYETFKKYSKLLTDEKNNLQSLRGLLSFKKRNPIPIEDVEPIEEICKRFKTGAMSYGAISQEAHEALAIAMNRIGARSNSGEGGEDIDRFTPDDNGDLRRSAIKQVASGRFGVNSHYLVNADEIQIKIAQGAKPGEGGHLPGKKVYPWIAEVRGSTPGVELISPPPHHDIYSIEDLAELIHNLKNANPRARISVKLVSAAGVGTIAAGVAKGRADLVLISGYEGGTGAAPRTSLKHTGLPWEIGLAETHQTLLLNHLRDRIVVETDGKMMSGRDVIIATLLGAEEYGFSTAPLVVLGCVMMRVCHLDTCPVGVATQNPELRKKFPGNADHVENFMLFIAQETRELMAELGFRSLNEMVGRTDILETNEAVNHWKAKGVDLSALLHQPDVTDKVTRFASIEQDHGLDSSMDMQELIPFCEDALEDKIPVKGTFAIRNINRVTGTILGSEVTRRYGLAGLPEDTIRLTFKGSAGQSFGAFIPQGMSLKLVGDANDYVGKGLSGGKIIVRPSRKRTFKSEENVVAGNVCFYGATSGEAYINGIAGERFCVRNSGAKIVVEGVGDHACEYMTGGEVIVIGPTGRNFAAGMSGGVAYVLDDSEEPFASRCNDELVHLESLHDPDEINKLYHTLKTHIEHTYSDHATYILKNWDEMVQKFVKIIPKDYRQVQNRIKQLMQEGKERHEAEMTAFEESKIAVEALK from the coding sequence ATGAAACATCCAAGAACGCCATTACCGCAGGGGCTGTACCACCCAGATTTTGAACATGAAGCCTGTGGAATTGGTATGATCGCCCATATTGATGGAACGAAATCGCATGATATCGTTCAAAATGCGATTACGATTTTATGTAACTTAGAGCACCGGGGAGGACAATCAGCAGATGTCAGTACCGGCGACGGTGCAGGAATCCTTACACAAATTCCACATCGTTTTTTTGAGAAACAGTTTCATAAAGAGGATCTTGAACTTCCTTCTGAAGGTAGTTATGGCTTAGGAATGATTTTTTTTCCTCAAGACCATAAAAGCCGGAAAAAAAGCAGACAAATCTTTGAGAAAATTGTAGAGGAAGAGGGCCAGAAAATCCTTGGCTGGCGTACGGTGCCTGTAAACGATTCGTTTGTAGGTAAAGAAGCGAAAAAGACAAAACCGTATATCAGGCAAGTGGTTATTCTCCCTTCTGACAAAGTAAAGGGTCAAGATGATTTTGAAAGACGTCTGTATATAATTCGAAAACGGACTGAAATTGAAGTAGCTCGATCCAGTGATACAAATGATTTTTATTTCACTAGCCTATCTACAAGAACAGTGGTTTATAAAGGAATGTTGATCCCGGAACAATTGGATTCATTTTATATTGATTTAAACCATCCCGACTTTAAAACAGCTATGGCGTTTGTGCATTCACGGTTTAGTACAAATACGTTCCCTAGCTGGAAACGATCACATCCAAATCGCTATACCATTCATAATGGTGAGTTTAATACCATTCGTGGAAATGTCAATTGGATGCGAGCAAGAGAACAACTCTGCCAGTCTGACTATTTCAGTCAAGAAGATTTAGATAAAATCCTTCCTATAATTGATAAAGATGGCAGTGATTCTTCGATGTTTGATAATGCTTTTGAATTCCTGCACTTATCCGGACGTTCACTTGCTCATACAGCAATGATGATGATGCCTGAACCATGGGCAAATGATCCGACTATCCACCCTGAAAAGCGTGCTTTTTATGAATATCACAGTACTCTCATGGAACCGTGGGATGGACCGGCAGCTGTAGCTTTTACGAATGGTAAGCAGATCGGTGCCTGTCTTGATCGGAACGGCTTGCGTCCTGCAAGATATTACGTCACGAAAGACGGCTTGATCGTCTTAGGTTCTGAAGTAGGTGCGCTCGATATTTTCTCTGATGATGTGTTGTACAAAGATCGTCTTAAGCCGGGCAAAATGTTGTTAGTCGATTTGGAACAAGGTAAGATAATTCCTGATGAAGAGATTAAACTCCAAATTGCAAAAGAAAAACCATACGCTGAATGGCTTTCAGAGAATCTTATTCGTTTAGATGAACTTCCCCAACAAAAAGAAGTTCAAACGATTACTGATAAAAATGAACTCGTTAATCATCAACTTGCTTTTGGTTATACAACTGAAGAATTAAATAAAATTATTAAGCCTCTCGTTTCAGGAGGAAAAGATCCTGTAGGCTCGATGGGCTATGATTCGCCGCTTGCGGTATTGTCGAAAAAACCACAGCTTTTATATAATTACTTTAAACAATTGTTTGCCCAAGTAACGAATCCTCCGATAGATGCTATTCGTGAGGAATTAATTACTCAAGTAGGAACAACAATCGGTGCTGAAGGAAGTTTAGTTAACGCTAACTCTCAAAGCTGTCGTCATATTTGGCTCGATAGTCCAGTATTACGAAACGATCAGCTTGAAACCCTACGACAGCAAGACATGGATGGATTTAAAGCTGTCACGTTACCGATCTTATTTACGGCAGAAGGTGGCAATGGACACTTAAAAGCTGCTATGGATAAGCTTTTTAAAGAAGCAGACAAACAAGTCCAGAATGGGGCAACGTTACTCATTCTCTCTGATAGAGGGATTAATACTGAAAAGGCGGCTATTCCATCATTGTTAGCTGTTTCAGGTTTACATCATTATTTAATTCGACAAGGTACGCGTACGAAAGTGAGCTTATTACTAGAATCAGGTGAAGCGAGAGAAGTGCATCACTTTGCCACTTTGTTAGGATACGGTGCAGAAGCCATTAATCCGTATTTGGCTTTTGATACGGTTAATCATTTAATTGATGTTGACGAATTGGACATGCCTTTAGATGATGCCATTAATCGTTATGTAAAAGGAGCCACTGACGGCGTTATTAAAGTGCTTTCTAAGATGGGAATCTCCACGATTCAAAGCTACAGAGGGGCACAAATCTTTGAAGCTGTTGGCATTCAACAAGAGGTAATTGACAGCTATTTCACCAGGACATCATCAAAGCTTGGTGGTATTAACCTTGAGATGATTGAAAAAGAAACGTTGTTAAGACACGTCAATGGTTTTGGAGAAGATCGAGGCTCAGCTAAGCTACTAGAAGCTGGGGATGACTATCAATACAGAGCAAAAGGGGAAGACCATTCTTACAACCCTGAAACGATTCATTTGCTCCAGCATGCTTGTAGAACGAACAATTATGAGACATTTAAGAAGTATTCAAAGCTGTTAACTGACGAGAAAAACAACCTTCAATCATTACGTGGTCTTTTATCGTTTAAAAAGCGGAACCCGATCCCAATTGAAGATGTTGAGCCAATTGAGGAGATTTGCAAACGATTTAAGACGGGAGCCATGTCATATGGGGCTATAAGTCAAGAAGCTCATGAAGCGTTGGCCATTGCGATGAACCGAATTGGAGCTCGAAGTAATAGTGGTGAAGGCGGCGAGGACATCGATCGGTTTACACCAGATGACAATGGCGATTTAAGGCGAAGTGCTATTAAACAAGTGGCATCTGGCCGCTTCGGTGTGAACAGTCATTATCTAGTCAATGCCGATGAAATTCAAATAAAAATTGCTCAAGGCGCAAAGCCCGGAGAAGGTGGGCACCTTCCTGGTAAAAAAGTGTATCCGTGGATTGCAGAAGTGCGCGGATCAACACCGGGAGTAGAGTTAATTTCACCGCCCCCACACCATGATATTTATTCAATTGAAGACTTGGCGGAGCTCATTCATAACTTGAAAAATGCAAATCCACGAGCTCGAATCAGCGTTAAACTCGTGTCAGCTGCTGGTGTAGGTACAATCGCTGCAGGGGTAGCAAAAGGACGAGCTGATCTCGTGTTAATCAGTGGCTACGAAGGCGGGACAGGTGCAGCACCAAGAACGAGCTTGAAGCATACTGGCCTTCCATGGGAAATAGGTTTAGCTGAAACGCATCAAACGCTTTTACTCAACCATTTAAGAGACCGCATTGTTGTAGAAACAGATGGTAAGATGATGAGTGGACGTGACGTTATTATTGCGACGCTTTTAGGAGCTGAAGAATATGGCTTCTCAACAGCACCTTTAGTTGTACTAGGCTGTGTTATGATGCGTGTATGTCATCTTGATACCTGTCCTGTAGGGGTAGCAACACAAAACCCAGAGTTACGTAAAAAGTTTCCGGGCAATGCCGATCATGTAGAAAACTTCATGCTGTTTATCGCGCAAGAAACACGTGAACTGATGGCTGAATTAGGATTCCGCTCCTTAAATGAGATGGTGGGGCGTACTGACATTTTAGAGACGAATGAGGCTGTGAACCATTGGAAAGCGAAAGGTGTGGACTTATCAGCACTCTTGCATCAACCGGATGTTACAGATAAAGTGACTCGTTTTGCATCTATCGAACAAGATCATGGTTTAGACAGTTCAATGGACATGCAGGAACTTATTCCTTTCTGTGAAGATGCATTAGAAGATAAAATACCAGTTAAAGGAACGTTTGCCATACGCAATATTAACCGCGTAACGGGTACGATTCTCGGAAGTGAAGTGACACGCCGTTATGGATTAGCAGGATTACCGGAAGATACTATTCGCCTTACGTTTAAAGGTTCTGCCGGCCAAAGCTTCGGTGCTTTTATTCCACAAGGTATGTCATTAAAGCTTGTAGGGGATGCCAATGACTATGTTGGAAAAGGGCTATCTGGTGGGAAAATTATCGTTCGACCATCGAGAAAGCGGACCTTTAAATCAGAGGAAAACGTCGTAGCAGGTAATGTATGTTTTTATGGAGCTACTAGCGGTGAAGCTTATATAAATGGTATTGCCGGTGAGCGTTTCTGTGTACGAAATAGTGGCGCTAAAATAGTAGTTGAAGGTGTAGGAGACCATGCGTGTGAATATATGACAGGTGGTGAAGTCATCGTTATTGGACCAACAGGCCGCAACTTTGCAGCAGGGATGTCTGGAGGAGTTGCTTACGTCCTTGATGACAGTGAAGAGCCTTTTGCTTCTCGTTGTAATGATGAGCTAGTTCATTTGGAATCACTCCATGACCCTGATGAGATCAACAAACTATATCATACACTCAAAACCCATATTGAGCATACGTACAGTGATCATGCAACGTATATCTTAAAAAATTGGGATGAGATGGTGCAGAAGTTTGTAAAAATCATTCCTAAAGATTATCGTCAAGTACAAAACCGAATTAAACAGCTCATGCAAGAAGGAAAAGAACGGCATGAAGCAGAAATGACTGCCTTTGAAGAAAGTAAAATTGCTGTGGAAGCATTGAAATAA
- a CDS encoding DUF456 family protein, with protein MDFFVWVLIILLFAGSFIGLFYPIIPAILLVWLGVLAGHFFISNIIISWWTWSSLLVITVAIFIADYIASMYFINKYGASLLGKRAATIGLIGGSFIIPPFGIFIVPFTAVFLIEYMQNHSMKQSGRIAVGTLLGFISSTIVKAFLHLLIIIIFLVDALLF; from the coding sequence ATGGATTTTTTTGTTTGGGTTTTGATCATTTTACTATTTGCCGGTAGTTTCATTGGCCTTTTTTATCCCATTATCCCAGCTATATTACTCGTTTGGTTAGGGGTTTTAGCCGGACATTTTTTTATAAGTAATATTATAATTTCTTGGTGGACGTGGAGCTCTCTTTTAGTCATCACAGTCGCCATTTTTATCGCTGATTATATAGCAAGTATGTATTTTATTAACAAATATGGTGCCTCTTTATTAGGGAAACGGGCTGCCACAATCGGTCTTATTGGTGGTAGTTTTATTATACCCCCCTTTGGTATTTTTATCGTTCCGTTCACTGCCGTTTTCTTGATAGAATACATGCAAAATCACTCTATGAAGCAGTCAGGGAGAATTGCTGTCGGAACATTACTTGGCTTTATTTCGAGCACTATAGTCAAAGCCTTTCTCCACCTTCTTATCATCATTATTTTTTTAGTGGATGCTTTATTATTTTAG
- a CDS encoding spore germination protein produces MPNQHEKPQTKKLTFDLSENINLIRWGTGHSEDIIVRTVSVGSPTLKGALIYTDGLTNDHLVQTAVIEPIMRAGSNVLYDYGTLDHIFRALHETILHMTEYAYEKEIETIVTALLSGDTVFLLEGLDECSLIASKKWEERGVEEAGTQTVVRGPKEAFSESLKSNLALVRRKIKDSDLTVKYHQVGSRTKTKIAIMSIDGLCDPKILSEIVKRIENINEESILESGHIEKIIQDEPYTPFPTVYNSERPDNIAAGLLKGRIAILVDGTPFALLVPALLDHFFRSMEDDYQRVDIAFFTRLIRYIAFILALLVPSVFIAITTFHQEMLPTPLLFSLAAQREGTPFPTIVEALAMELTFEILREAGVRMPRAIGSAISIVGALVIGQAAVEAGFVSGAMVIVVALTAISSFVSPSYSMGIAARLLRFVFMIIASFLGLYGVILGLILLTLHLCSLRSYSVPYLQLPTLAKLKLKRKGSSQQGQQKQQPAMEGGS; encoded by the coding sequence ATGCCAAATCAACATGAAAAACCTCAGACTAAGAAGCTCACATTTGATTTGTCAGAAAACATTAATTTAATTCGTTGGGGAACAGGCCATAGTGAGGATATCATTGTGAGAACTGTCAGTGTTGGCTCTCCAACATTAAAAGGGGCACTTATCTACACAGATGGTCTAACAAACGACCACTTAGTACAAACGGCTGTCATTGAACCGATTATGAGAGCAGGATCAAATGTCCTATATGATTATGGCACGCTCGATCATATATTTAGAGCGCTTCATGAGACTATTCTTCACATGACAGAATATGCGTATGAAAAAGAGATTGAAACCATCGTGACGGCCTTATTATCTGGTGATACGGTTTTTTTGTTAGAAGGATTAGATGAATGTTCATTAATTGCTTCGAAAAAATGGGAAGAGCGCGGTGTTGAAGAAGCTGGTACACAAACCGTGGTGAGAGGCCCGAAAGAAGCGTTTAGTGAAAGTCTTAAATCTAATTTAGCTCTCGTGAGAAGAAAGATAAAAGATTCGGATTTAACGGTTAAATATCATCAAGTAGGAAGTAGAACAAAAACGAAAATTGCTATCATGTCTATTGATGGACTTTGTGACCCAAAAATATTGTCTGAAATTGTGAAGAGAATTGAAAATATTAACGAAGAATCTATTTTAGAAAGTGGTCACATCGAGAAGATCATTCAGGATGAGCCCTATACCCCTTTTCCAACCGTTTACAATAGTGAACGACCTGACAATATTGCCGCTGGTTTGTTAAAAGGCCGTATTGCCATTCTCGTTGATGGGACGCCTTTTGCGCTACTCGTTCCAGCACTGCTCGATCACTTTTTTCGATCGATGGAAGATGACTACCAACGAGTAGATATTGCCTTCTTCACACGACTTATTCGTTACATTGCATTTATACTAGCATTGTTGGTTCCATCGGTGTTTATTGCTATTACGACATTTCATCAAGAGATGCTGCCAACCCCACTTTTATTTAGTTTAGCTGCTCAACGGGAAGGCACCCCTTTTCCCACAATTGTAGAAGCACTAGCGATGGAACTTACCTTTGAAATATTGAGAGAAGCGGGAGTAAGAATGCCACGAGCTATCGGGTCAGCAATTTCAATCGTGGGGGCTCTTGTTATTGGTCAAGCTGCTGTTGAAGCGGGCTTCGTATCAGGAGCGATGGTGATTGTGGTGGCACTTACTGCTATAAGTAGTTTTGTTAGCCCCTCATATAGTATGGGAATTGCCGCTAGACTATTAAGGTTCGTCTTTATGATTATCGCCTCTTTTTTAGGGTTATATGGTGTTATTTTAGGTCTCATCCTTTTAACCCTTCATCTATGTAGCTTGCGCTCGTATAGTGTGCCATATTTACAGCTGCCTACCTTAGCTAAGCTCAAACTGAAAAGGAAGGGCAGTTCACAGCAAGGCCAGCAGAAGCAGCAGCCGGCAATGGAAGGTGGTTCATAG
- a CDS encoding MTH1187 family thiamine-binding protein codes for MPLLEISVVPVGTATESFSHDVEKAISVIEQNNLKYQVTPTSTIIEGDLDKLMDVAQVIHLNEIQNEAKRVVTTIKIDDRTDKAISLESQVNKVSGH; via the coding sequence ATGCCATTGCTTGAAATTAGTGTTGTTCCTGTAGGTACTGCCACTGAAAGCTTTAGTCATGATGTAGAAAAGGCGATTTCGGTTATTGAACAAAATAATTTGAAATATCAGGTGACACCTACTTCCACAATTATTGAAGGAGACTTAGATAAATTGATGGATGTGGCGCAAGTGATTCACCTAAATGAGATTCAAAACGAGGCCAAGCGAGTAGTGACGACGATTAAAATTGACGATCGAACAGATAAAGCGATCTCTCTTGAAAGTCAAGTTAACAAAGTTTCAGGCCACTAA
- a CDS encoding glutamate synthase subunit beta: protein MGKPTGFMEYQRQSYHERHPSERTKDWEDYTEPMSEEELKKQGARCMDCGVPTCHHGMEIDGATTGCPVYHLIPEWNDLVYRGQWKEALKKEHEMNNFPEFTGMACPAPCEGACVLGINEPPVAIRTVERSIIEKGFEEGWVVPEPPEKRTGKKVAVVGSGPAGLAAAAQLNKAGHSVTVYERHDRIGGLLTYGIPEMKLPYDVVKRRVDILEKEGIEFVTNTEVGKDITAEELNDNFDATILCGGATVHRNVPAEGRDLKGIHYAMDFLHANTKSLLDSNHEDGDYISAADKNVIVIGGGDTGTDCLATSLRHGCKSLTQFDIYNRKGTARDENNNPWPQWPVIHRIEYGQKEAEAVFGKDPRAYAVMTTKFVGDENGHVKEVHTIDVETVFDKNGRKVRNKISGSEKVWPADLVLLAIGFAGPEQGLIDQLGVETEERSTVKADYDHYATNVEGVFAAGDMRRGQSLIVWAINEGRGAARECDRYLMGTTNLP from the coding sequence ATGGGAAAACCGACTGGCTTTATGGAATATCAACGACAGTCTTATCACGAACGACACCCTTCTGAACGGACGAAGGATTGGGAAGACTATACAGAACCGATGTCAGAGGAAGAGTTAAAAAAACAAGGGGCGCGCTGCATGGATTGCGGCGTTCCAACTTGCCATCATGGGATGGAAATCGACGGTGCCACGACTGGCTGTCCTGTCTATCATTTAATACCTGAATGGAATGATCTTGTTTATCGTGGCCAATGGAAAGAAGCGTTGAAAAAAGAACATGAAATGAACAATTTTCCTGAATTTACAGGTATGGCTTGTCCAGCACCATGTGAAGGGGCCTGTGTGCTGGGTATTAATGAACCTCCTGTTGCTATTAGAACCGTGGAACGTTCTATTATTGAAAAAGGCTTTGAAGAAGGATGGGTAGTCCCTGAACCGCCAGAAAAACGTACAGGAAAAAAAGTAGCGGTCGTTGGTTCAGGTCCTGCTGGACTAGCAGCGGCGGCTCAATTAAATAAAGCTGGGCACTCAGTGACGGTTTATGAGCGTCACGACCGTATCGGTGGTTTGTTAACTTACGGTATTCCCGAGATGAAATTACCTTATGATGTGGTGAAGCGCCGGGTAGATATTCTTGAAAAAGAAGGCATCGAATTCGTGACTAACACTGAAGTAGGCAAAGATATAACGGCTGAAGAGTTAAATGACAATTTTGATGCGACGATCCTATGCGGTGGGGCTACCGTACATCGAAATGTTCCAGCTGAAGGGCGTGACCTTAAAGGGATTCATTATGCCATGGATTTCCTACACGCTAATACAAAAAGCTTGTTAGATTCAAACCATGAAGATGGTGACTACATTTCAGCAGCTGATAAAAATGTGATTGTCATCGGTGGGGGAGATACAGGAACAGATTGTCTTGCCACATCACTGAGACATGGCTGTAAGAGCTTAACTCAGTTTGATATTTACAATAGAAAAGGGACAGCGAGAGATGAAAACAATAACCCATGGCCTCAATGGCCGGTTATCCATCGTATAGAGTACGGTCAAAAAGAGGCAGAAGCTGTCTTCGGTAAAGACCCTCGAGCATACGCGGTCATGACGACAAAATTTGTCGGTGATGAAAACGGCCATGTAAAGGAAGTCCACACAATAGATGTAGAAACAGTATTTGATAAAAACGGGCGTAAAGTTCGAAACAAAATATCAGGAAGTGAAAAAGTATGGCCAGCGGATCTCGTCCTATTAGCTATCGGTTTTGCTGGACCTGAGCAAGGATTAATCGACCAGTTAGGTGTGGAAACAGAGGAACGCTCTACTGTTAAAGCAGACTATGATCACTATGCAACGAATGTAGAAGGTGTTTTTGCAGCTGGTGATATGAGGCGTGGACAAAGTTTAATCGTGTGGGCAATCAATGAAGGGCGCGGAGCAGCACGAGAATGTGATCGTTATCTCATGGGTACGACAAATTTACCATAA